The stretch of DNA AATGCTAATTCTTCGGTTAGTTATCCTGCAAATTTATCGAATGTAATTTCAGTTGGAGCTTCCTCTAACCAAGATGGCAGAGCGAGTTATTCCAACTATGGAAGCGAATTAGACATTGTTGCCCCAGGCGGAGATAAAAATATTTATTCAACCGATATAATAGGTTCAGCAGGTTATTCAGCCGATGACTATACCACATCATTTGACGGAACATCGGCAGCCTGTCCTCATGCTGCGGGAGTTGCAGCATTAATTTTATCTGTTAACAGATGTTTAACAGGAATACAGGTCAAACAAATTTTAGAACTAAGTTGCGATAAAGCTGGTGGGTATTGCTATGATTCCAATAGCTCAAACCCTAATGGGACATGGAACAACCAAATGGGACATGGCAGAATTAACGCATTTAAAGCAGTCCAATATGCTTTCAGCAGTGGGATTAATAATTTTACCAATGTAGGCAGTCCTACTGACAATTCTGCTACGAGCAATTACCAAATGGTTATGTACACAGGCTGTTCAGGTGTAGCTGCTGCTACTTATTCCGTTCAGAGGCATGAAGTAATTAAAAATATAACTTTTCCATACACGCAAGCTCCAATTATTATAGGGACTTCAAATGGACTGTCAGCAGCAAGTCCTAATGACGGCAATTATTGGATGGATGCTTATAACTTATCCACAACATCCGCAACCCTCAAAACTTATGTATATGCTACAAATAATATACTTGGTCAAAATGTAGTTTGGGTTCCAACAAGTCCTTCTAATATCAAGTTTAATTACTCTGTCCTAAGTTCAATGCAGCAGGACATTTACCTGCAAAATCAAACAGTTAGCTCAGGTTCGCAAACTCATAACGCAATGGGGCAAATTGTAGCAGGAAGCAATGTTACAACGGCTGTTGCTTATGGAGATTATGTGGTTACAGGTGATGCCAATGTTACTTTACATGCAGGCAATAGTATTACTCTCGGACCGGGAACAGTTATTAGTCCCGGACCTAATGGTTACTTTCATGCGTATGTTGACCCCTTCTTTACCTGTACTCAATATCCACAAGGCAAAGTAGCTTCTCAATCAAATGGGGAACAGCCTGAAACAACCGCTCAAAAAATTGAAACAAATTATATTGAAGATTATGAAACTACTTTTCAAAAAACAGAAGAGTTAAATAACATCAGAAAACTTCAACCAAACATTTATCCCGTTCCTTTCAGTGATAAATTGACTATTGAATATACAATTGCATCCTCTGAAAATGTAACTATATCAGTTTGCTCTTTAAATGGTCAAGAACTGATTCAGCTAAAAAACAAGTCAAAACACGAACAGGGAATTTATACGATTGATTTTAATGGTATTAATCTTCCGGCTGGAACATATCTCCTTAAAATTAATATTGACAATAAATCAACCACTCAAAAAATTATAAAAATCAACTAAAATGAAAAAGATAATTTTTATAATAGTAACGTCATTATTTATTTTTGCTTCATGCAAAAAAGAAAAATTCCCTGAAATTGATGACTTAACAGGAAACTGGATTGAACAGACCAGTAATTCATTCAAACACAAATTAATTTTTGAAGATGAAACTATGTATTTTTTCAAACCATCAAGTGTCGATACATTATCCTACCGTCTGGATAAAAAACAAGAAGTTATTTATTTAAGATTGAAAAACAATCCTGCGGCGGGAGAAAGTAACCATAAAATTTTAATTAATAAAAAAAAGAAAGAGCTAACAATTTGGGGTTTATTTATTGGTGTTAATACGAGTGAAACCATATTTAAAAAAGAATAAGTTACATACCGCATAAATAACCTTCTCCCTAATGAAGATAATTTGTATCGCAACAGTACTTACTCTACTGACTGACTTTATTTGCCTGTAAAAAAGTAAAAAATGAATCCATGACCATTGTAAGAGATTGTACTGGGACCGCTTTAACGGGAAAGACTATCATGTATGTAATCTTGAAAAAGTTTCATCATTTGCTGAAGGAACAGAAGTAACAGCAACGTTTAAAAAAATAAAAGGTAAAATAGACATTTGCCTCTTTCCAATTTCGCCTACCCACACGTTTCTGCTTTTTATTTTTACTATTTATATAACACATTTATTAAAGGAGAAATGCTAATAAACATTATATTTGTTCATATATGTAATAGTTATATAAAAGCCTTATTTGGCATCTCAGGACAGAAAGGATTGGTGGCCCTTTGGCCTTTTTCGTTCTAGAAATTTTACTGCAATTCGGATCATTTGTGGCACCCTTGCGCACTCGCTTCAATTTTTTTTCCTCCCAGATGCGCAAGAAAAAAAACGGGTCTTTTTTTTCTCTTCCTCCACACACAAAAAATTTCAACTATCTCACACACATTTGCACCTGTTGCTATTCATTTGTGTTGCACTGCTGTTTAAAAGTAATCGTAGTCATTTAGAAAAGTGGGTAAGGCCTTTACATAACATAACATTGCATATCAGCCAGTGGCGGTCTAGGTACTCTATTGCAAAGCCTTGAATTTCTATGAACTTTGCTGCTCGCGGTTATTGGTTCGGTGCTGTAATCGCCACCAGCATATAAGCAAATAACGTTGGATGCAAGCGTATAAAAAAACTGACAAAAAGAATAAAAATCAATATATTTGAACCAAAATAATTTTTGAAATGAGAAAAATAAGTTCTTTAATATTTGTTATGCTAATCAACATAACAGTCTTTGCACAAAATTATGTTCCAGGAGAAATAATTGTTAGAATTGATAAAGAAATTTCCGTCCAACAATTTGCTCAACAAATACAAACAGTTAATATAACACCAACAAAGGAACTGTCAAAAAGAATGAATATTTGGCTTTTTTCGTTTCCAACACAAATACCAATTGACACAGTAATTAATAGAGTTAAAAAAAATTCTAATGCTATTTATGTTCAGCCCAATAGATTCGTTCAACAAAGAGCTAACAATCCAAACGACCCAAACTTCTCTAACCAATGGGGGCTAACAAAAATTAAAGCACCGCAGGCTTGGGACATTGTAACAGGTGGAACAACAGTAACAAATGAACGCATAGTAATAGCTGTAATTGACGGAGGTTTTGACCTAACTCACCCAGATATAGGTTATTGGCAAAATACTAACGAAATACCTAACAATGGAATTGATGATGACAATAATGGTTATATTGATGATTTCAATGGCTGGAATGCTTATAACAGCAATGGAAATATAATAATAGATAATCACGGAACGCACGTAGCAGGAATTGCAGGGGCACGGGGCAACAATGGAATCGGAATCAGCGGTGTTAACTGGAATATTGAAATAATGCCTATTATGGGTTCTTCAGGTACAGAATCTGTGGTCATTGAAGCATTAGGTTATGCTCTTGAAATGAGAACACTCTATAATCAAACTAATGGCGCACAAGGTGCTTTTATTGTTGTAACAAACGGTTCTTTTGGCGTTGATAAAGCAGACGCTGCAGATTATCCCCTTTGGTGTTCTATTTATGATGATTTAGGACAAGTAGGTATTTTAAATATTGCAGCTACAGCAAATGGAAATTGGGATGTAGATGAGAAAGGCGATGTTCCTACAACGTGTAGCAGTAACTTTTTAATTTCAGTTACTAATACAGACCAAAATGATGACCTTCATAATAATGCTGCTTGGGGTAAAAATTCTATTGACCTTGCTGCACCTGGAACTGGTATTATTTCCACACTGCCAAATAATAATTATGGTAATCTTACAGGCACTTCAATGGCAGCCCCTCACGTTGCGGGCGCAGTTGCTTTAATGTATGCTGCCGCCTGTGAAAAAATGATTTTAGATTATCGGAATAATCCTGCAGGGGTTGCTTTATCAATTAAACAATTCTTGCTGAATAACTCTGACCCTGTTTGGTATTTACTTCTTAAAATCGGCTATGGAAGACTGAATGTTTATAGAAGTATAATAAAGATGTTTGAACAATATGATTTAAGTTTATATGTAACGGGAACAGAAGCAGCTTCCAAACAATATGACGCTATAAACTCCATTGTAGTTGAAAATTATTCTGTTGAAAACCATAATGTCACATTTCGTGCCGGGCAGTCAATTACTTTCCTGCCAGGGACACATTTGAAACCTGAACCCGGGAAAACTATTCGTGCTTTTATTGATGAAGCAACTTTCGGTTGTGCAATTCCATATGAACCTCTTACTGTTGATTTATTAGCCCCTGAATATGCTTATTGTGCCAGTGGTAACTCCCCGATTACTTGTAATGCAATAGCAAGTGGTGGTAAAATTCCCTATAGTTATGTTTGGTACAGTCGTGTAATTACAAGCAACAACTGGTTAACACATAATTATAACAATCCAAATATTGAATTTCTTTCAAATGAGAGTTTTTATGTAAAAGTAGAAGTAACTGATAACAGAGGAATTAGTGTAATGTCAGTAACAAAATTAATTACTTGTATAGAGGGAGGCAGAATTGCTTCAACTGATTCAACAACAAATCCTGATTTAGCCAAAATTGACCTGACAAAATATTCAACTTCTGAAACAAGCGAACAAACTACAAGTACTATTATTGAACAGAAGTATTTAAGACAAACATTTAATGTTTTTCCAAATCCTTCAATAGGTAATGTAAACATTGCTTTTACCTTGGAAAAATCTAGCAGAGTTACCTTACAATTAACTGACGCAAAAGGCAGCAAAGTAGCTGACATTATCTATAACAAGCTATATGAAGCAGGAAATCATACTTTTGAATATGATGGGAAAAATTTAACTCCCGGTTTATATTTTTATAATATTACTACAGATGAAGGCTCAAATGCTTTAAAATTAA from Bacteroidota bacterium encodes:
- a CDS encoding S8 family serine peptidase encodes the protein MKNLILIISIFLLAHNVSGQNQPFYYYQGEKIFLKERPDKILVKLSKEANKTRLLNLIQTDGVVQISSKEKTKETIGPFIVLETKSKNALPAIALTKYKNSPDVASALPMLEYKDGKLQGLTDEFILKIKTESSFEQLQNLVKEKGCTIIKENEFVQNQFLISVSKSSSLNSLQLANLFYETGLFEFAEPDFFRENIFHSNDPLFSNQWTLKNTGQNGGNAGADINIEQAWSISQGRPEVLIAVVDQGVQLTHPDLLPNLLQGFDATGNGTNGGPFNMTGSDPQTADFHGTACAGIIAAVKDNGIGVTGVAPNCRILPVNTSVNGDLITQALADGLEWSWNPSFGNADVISNSWGGGSPSTVITNAINNAVSQGRGGLGSVVLFSSGNANSSVSYPANLSNVISVGASSNQDGRASYSNYGSELDIVAPGGDKNIYSTDIIGSAGYSADDYTTSFDGTSAACPHAAGVAALILSVNRCLTGIQVKQILELSCDKAGGYCYDSNSSNPNGTWNNQMGHGRINAFKAVQYAFSSGINNFTNVGSPTDNSATSNYQMVMYTGCSGVAAATYSVQRHEVIKNITFPYTQAPIIIGTSNGLSAASPNDGNYWMDAYNLSTTSATLKTYVYATNNILGQNVVWVPTSPSNIKFNYSVLSSMQQDIYLQNQTVSSGSQTHNAMGQIVAGSNVTTAVAYGDYVVTGDANVTLHAGNSITLGPGTVISPGPNGYFHAYVDPFFTCTQYPQGKVASQSNGEQPETTAQKIETNYIEDYETTFQKTEELNNIRKLQPNIYPVPFSDKLTIEYTIASSENVTISVCSLNGQELIQLKNKSKHEQGIYTIDFNGINLPAGTYLLKINIDNKSTTQKIIKIN
- a CDS encoding S8 family serine peptidase; this encodes MRKISSLIFVMLINITVFAQNYVPGEIIVRIDKEISVQQFAQQIQTVNITPTKELSKRMNIWLFSFPTQIPIDTVINRVKKNSNAIYVQPNRFVQQRANNPNDPNFSNQWGLTKIKAPQAWDIVTGGTTVTNERIVIAVIDGGFDLTHPDIGYWQNTNEIPNNGIDDDNNGYIDDFNGWNAYNSNGNIIIDNHGTHVAGIAGARGNNGIGISGVNWNIEIMPIMGSSGTESVVIEALGYALEMRTLYNQTNGAQGAFIVVTNGSFGVDKADAADYPLWCSIYDDLGQVGILNIAATANGNWDVDEKGDVPTTCSSNFLISVTNTDQNDDLHNNAAWGKNSIDLAAPGTGIISTLPNNNYGNLTGTSMAAPHVAGAVALMYAAACEKMILDYRNNPAGVALSIKQFLLNNSDPVWYLLLKIGYGRLNVYRSIIKMFEQYDLSLYVTGTEAASKQYDAINSIVVENYSVENHNVTFRAGQSITFLPGTHLKPEPGKTIRAFIDEATFGCAIPYEPLTVDLLAPEYAYCASGNSPITCNAIASGGKIPYSYVWYSRVITSNNWLTHNYNNPNIEFLSNESFYVKVEVTDNRGISVMSVTKLITCIEGGRIASTDSTTNPDLAKIDLTKYSTSETSEQTTSTIIEQKYLRQTFNVFPNPSIGNVNIAFTLEKSSRVTLQLTDAKGSKVADIIYNKLYEAGNHTFEYDGKNLTPGLYFYNITTDEGSNALKLILTK